Genomic segment of Vulpes vulpes isolate BD-2025 chromosome 16, VulVul3, whole genome shotgun sequence:
AGCTTGTGTAGTTTCCTCCTCCTTGGTTTTCTTTCATAAGAGAGAAAaccctgggctgggggtggggagcagggggtgagAGGGAGCTTATGCTTATAAGCACTCTGAATGAGTTTCCAAAAGGTTTCTATGTCACAACGCAGCTCTGACATAAATATAACTAACTGTCTACAAGATGCTCTATGCTATTTAGGACTGGATGGATAGTAAGATTATTCAAGATtctggagtgattttttttttttaaagaagtagtgCAAATGATGCTTTCCcaatatttctgtaatatttcttaaatttctgtgACATAGTTTCCTTTTAGCCAATGACATCCATGTTTGGTGTATGCTTTCTGCCCGAGTATCTTAATATTTGAACAGACCAAGGGAAGATCCTAATTAGTCTGAAgatcttaaattttctttaatgaatgaGTTAAATAGGCAATTCACTCTCAGTGTGGTAAATCAAATACCAACGACACGTCACACATTTCACCAAACCATTTGATGTTTCCTCTAAAATTCCACAATCCTGatatattctttcattctctAATACATGATATAGGATTTTTATGCCCGAATCAAGAGTCTGCCTCTCCAAGCATTTGTCTAATTAGAACTAACATTCCAATTTTAATGCAGATGAATTAAGATCTGATATAAAAATTGGAGATGTCATATTAATTTCTAACCGAGAAACACTCTTCATCCTGAACTTTTATCATCAAGGTTTCTGTATAATTCATGAGGTTTACACTTTCAAATACTGCCTTAAAGATTAGTTCTTGGAGGAAAGCTCATGAGATGATTCCCATATGaagaacacaaatataaaatacttggAATTTTATTGACTATCATAAAACCATCAAttaccttgattttctttttcttacaaaggTTAATGCTGCTCTTAACCTTTAAAGCCATCCGAAGGTTTATATAAAGGCACTTCTAATATACAATGTAAAGGTAAATATTCCTTTCTCATTTAGCAATCTGATATTTTACTTTGTAGCCTGCAAGTGTGCTACTTAATAAATGCTAAAGTAAAATGTATTGCAAATTAAGATTATCCTAGGataattatacatttaatgcaaataGTTTGCACTGAAGTTTAGGAATAGAGTTTGCATTATAGATATTTGTATGAGTTTTTATTGTGATTTGTAGCAAGTTTCTCTCTTTCACTTCACCACTTTTTTAAGGAGTTAAAAACAAGTATAtttgaagaagacagaaaaaaataagaaggtagCAAAAATTGAAATACACCTAAGTTCCAAGAAATTCGGGGGGAAGGAGTTTTATCTAGGAATGCGGAATACTAAATTATATAGGAAAATTAGCAGTTTAAATCCAACACATTTAAGAAGATCCCAATGACAGAATGTCAGTGAAGAGATGTAGTACAGTGAATTGAAAGCCTTGCTAATTTTGGGTACGAGGAATCAAATCTGATGGGATGACCagacaatttccttttctttttttctttcatccgAAGCAAAGTAATTTTGCAATCACAGTTTTATCCcagatttgcttttcattttcaatcttGAAATCACTATCCATCCTTGGCAAAATCATCAACATCAGTAACAGATTTGGCAGTAACCATGTAGAAAATAGGACAAATATAGTATGGGTTTAAGCATGAGagatataaataagcaaaataatgaGAATGCATACCACGGTTATATTCATCGTCATCGTCTAACCAAACACACAGAATGAAAAGAGGAATCCCCAGAACGTGACACTAGAGCACAATGCCAAGATAAAAATCACTGCTAAGTCTGAGCATGACAAAGAAACAGATGGTCATGACCTCTTCtgcagggagggaaaaaaaaaaaaaaaagaataatgatacaAGACACTTAATAGCGAAATTGTTCATGACTGCTAAGATtcttggaagaaaaacaaaatgaagaagccGCTACaggaatgagataaaaaaaaaaaataatacatgtctaTGTTTGCCAGCCACATTGCAGAACTGAAGAGTCACCTGTGGTTTTCCGCTTAACACAGGAGAGATGAGTTGGTCTAGTATATTTGATAGCaggttttaaaatgaatttcctGGAGGGAGAGTGGGCCTGAACTTCTGTTTTTTTAGCAAGTTCAGCCTTCTTATAAACTGCTacgaataaaaaaaaacacaagaaaaagcaTACCATCAGGAGAAAATACACACTTGGAGCAAAACCGAACGACATTTCATAAATAATTAGTTACCACTGTTAGGAAGTTTCTTCTACAAAAGAGTAACAatgaatacaaaaacatttttaaagaagttattgTGAAATGaaccttttttccttctcacttcATCTCTGGAGACTGTGCTAGGTTCCtttttagctatttttctttcAGGAGTGGAAATTCTGCCTCTCCCGGTTTtaaaaggcttttcttttctatgtttcTCGAGAGATGGTCTCCGAGCTTCCTTTTCAGCTTTCTCCTCTTTAGGAATAGTTTCTAACTGTTCTGTCATGATGCTCCTATCATCATCTGCGGATCAAAGCAAAccatgacaacaacaacaacaacgaaagcATTAGTAACAGATGTACAAGATCCttcatatatttaacaaaatgcaGAACAGAGATAAAGGGacatttttaaactgtttaaaaCGAAAAAGAAATCGTTTTATTTGgaagtagaaaattaaaaaaaaaaaaaataatgcacacCTTGAGTGTCCACCCAGAGGCTGTCAGCATCCATGATGGAATCATCAATGGTGGTCTCGTCTTTGTAATCGTCATAGGTTTCCGTCTTATATTCTGAGAGTGCaacctcctctctctctggggAAGCTGGAGCCTCCGGGGAGCCATCCCTGGGCTCGGCCTGGGCTTCGGCGGCCTCATCGACGTGGAGCTCTTTGAGGTGGAGCTCTTCTCCGGCGCGGGGAGCCGGTCTCCTCTCCACCTCGGGCTGCTCTAGGGCTGCGAAGCGCACGCTGTGGGCGCCTGACTCCCCTTCGTCGGTGGTGGTTTGCACCACGGTGATAAAATCATCCTCGATGGTTACCACGGACTCGATCACCCCTTTGTGCTCGCCAGGGCAGGTCTCCACAAATTCCTCCCTGACCCCGGGGACGCCCAGGTCGGTGATCTGAAGGGTGTCGGAGCGGAAGAGCAGCTTGTCGTACTCTCCCTGGGCCTCGATCTCGTCTTCCTCGCTCCGGGCCTCTGCGGGCTCGATGCCGGCGGCTTCGGGCACCTGCTCTGGGACGTCGGAGGGTGTGACAGAGATATCTGGGGTCCCCTTGCTGTCCTCCTGTGGCTGCTGAATGAATTCCATCTGGACGTCGGCCCTCTCGTCCGGGGCCAGCTCGGCCTCTGAAACAGCAGGTGCACAGGGAATCTCCACAGACAATTTGATGGCGATCTCATCTTGGATCAGAGAGGACTCCGGGGACGTTTCCTTCTTGCCCTCGTCGGCTTTCAAGGACTCCATGGTGAGGCTCTCGTGCTCGCCACTGGACTCGTAGGACTCCTCCTTGTCCACAGCCTCCTGGTGCACCAGGTCAGGCTTGGCCACCTTCTCCTTGATCTCCGTCTCGCTGGCACGGGCGCCTTCCTTCACGGGGCCAAACTCGACACCCGGAGGCGCCAACGTGGAGGGGGCGAGATCCTGCCCGACCTCGGGGGGGAGCTCCGTCTCCTGTCCCCCATCTAGGGTCAGCCCCGCGGCCATCTGCCCGAAGTCGCTGATGTGAACATCCACGTGACCCTGGTCGGCTTTCTTTGCAACAAAATCCAGTTCTGGTGCAGCTTTCCTGGAAGGTTCGACCTCCCCGACCTCTGGCACTGAGCTGAGCCCTTTCTCAGCTGCCTCCGCTGCAGGAGGGGATGCATCTTTTGCTGCGGTCGGGGGGTGCTCGGAGATTGCTCCTAATCCAGACGCTTCGGCCTGGTCGCTGGCCTCTTCCGCTGCCCTGGAGTGTTCCTTTGCATCCGCATGTTCTTCACCCTTTTCTAGGACGGTATCCAGCTTATCACTGGCTTTCCTGTCCTGCTCCGACTCCCTAGCCGGGCCCGGCTTGTCACCAGGGACGTGCGGGGAGACCTCTTTCTCAGCCCCCAGCTCGTCTTTGACTCTGCCGGCAGCCGCCAGTTTTACTTCAATCAACGAGAGGTCCGTGGCGAGGTCTCTCCGCATCTTGTCATCGGGGCCTTCATAAAAGGACCCGCTGTCCCCGGACAGATTCTCGCTGTCTTGAACCGGCGACGGGAGCGGGACCGTGTACTTGTTGAACACACAGTAGCCCAGGTCTTCCAGCTGACTGTCCGTTTTAACCACGACGTGGTTCTCGTCGGTGACAGGGGGCAGGCCCGTACTGCCCTCCTCGGCCACAGCCTCCGATGGCACCGATTTCCTCCTGGCAACCTCGGCATCTGCGCTCACCGAAGCTAATCTGGACCTCGTGCCCGCCAGATCGAGCATCTCAGGCAGGTCAGGGGCCATGACGGTGCCATTTTTGTAATAATCTTTGGCGAGGAAAGGGGACTCACACGATGGCTCAACCGGAGCATTTTCCTCTCCCGGAGCCTTCCCCCCCTCTGGCTGTTCCTCCTCTTTGCTCTCTACCGGGAAACAAGGGGCTTTCTCCAGGGCAGGTGTGGTGGCCGGAAGGTAATCATCCCCTTCGTCCATACTTCCACTAGTGTTGGTCAGAATGTCAGAAGCCAGAGGAGAAAGATCGTGGCCCCGACCAAAGTTGAATCCGAGGGCTATGGAATCCAGGCAAGACATGGGCAAGTTGATCGACATGCTTCTTTGCTCTATTGCTGACCTCCCGCCAAGTCCGAGACTCCTGCTTAGCGTCAAGTCGTCCTTATTCTTACTGTGGAGATCCCTCTTCTCCCCATACACTTTTGGATCAATAGTAAACATCCTTTCTTGAGGAGAACTGGGTTCTTCGGGTAAATCGGCTGGATAACCCTGTGCAAGAGTGCTGTACCCTGCTTCTTGCGCTGCggccctgggctggggctctTGGCCGGCCTCAAGTCCCTTGTCGCCGTTTTTACACACGGGAGACACGGTATCCAAAGACTCTAGGGCACTTTCTCTTGTGTCGCTTAGTTCGTAGTAATCACTGCCCGGCTGGATGCTCTTTGTCACGTCTTCTTTCAAGGCAGATGTTTCGAAATACTTGGACATTCCTGACTTATCTTCATAAAATGGCATGTCAAGCTCAGCTGATGTTGCAGCCCCAGCCCCTTCAACCTTAGTGTCTTTGCCCAcaactttttcttcaaaaaggtCCTGGGTTGCACTCTTCTCACTTGCTGCAGCTGGTTCGGTCACGACTTTCTCCAGGGTCGTGGAGGTCATGGCTGAATCGGTTACTGCTTGTTCCAAACCGACAGGGAATAATAATGCGTCTGTGGTAGGCTCTTGgcctttctgttcttcttttgAGAGGGCGTGCTCCATGCAGGGCTGAATGatgcctgtttctccatctgtcaGTTTTGGGGGCTCACTGTCTTTTGGCATGGCTTCTTTGTCAGAAACGGTTGTTTTTTCCTCAAGCTTTGGCTGAGACTCCTTGTCAGTAGGTGTAGCTTCCTGCTCTTTTTTCTGTGCGCTCTCTGGCTTGATCGCCCCTTTTTCCTCTCCCAAAACTTTCTCTGGGACACCTTCTTCCACAGTTGGAATGAGGGCATCTTTGGGTAAGGTGGTTGCCTCTGAGGCTGGTGCTTCTGCCACTTTGTCGGGTTTATCCTTAGGGGGCTCTTCAGCTTTAGAACTATCTTTGGCAGGTGCTGGGCCACTGGtttcttccagaaattttttGTCATCTGGCTGTAAAAAGGCAGGGGCAAAGGGTGATGCTTCTGCAACGATTTCATTCTTCATGACATCTAAAGGAAGAGTGAAGCTTCCCGCCTGAAAGGGACTTGGCATGGGAGAATCAAActgtttcccttcccattttGGGATGTCCTCAAGTACATCTTTTCCCTTCATGGGTGTTAGGGGGCCGGGTGAGATGGGAGCAGCTAAACCCCACTCGTCCTTTTTTGCTTCTGTTGGCATTTCGATGAACCAGTCCTTTTGCTCTTTTGGAGTGGGGGGCTCTGCAGAGAGGCCAATACCAGGCACCACTAGGCTCGGTTCTGTCTTCTGTTTCATGTCTTCCAGCCCGGCACCAAGAGGCTGCCCAAACAGAGTGGGAGgtgctctttcttcttctgtgccTTGCATGTCCTTTGTGTCAGGGGAAGTTTTCGTTGTCTCAGGCTGAGAAACTAAGGCAGCATGTTTGAGGTCTTCACCAGGCTTACTTTGTTTCTCTGACTCCTTGTCTTTCTTGTCTAATGGCTCAGCTGGAGAAGGAGTCAATTCCTGTTGATCATGGAACTCCATCTTCGAGGCTGGAAATAAACCTGAAGTAATTGGGTTGATTTTTAAACAGATAATAGGCAAGTGCTTTCAGGCAGTaagcttaaaattatattttgaaatgacaaatgaATGGTAGGGTAAGAAAACAAAACGAAACTATGGAACATGCAAGCATGCTACCcgtttaaaaattaacatgaaaatgTCAGGATCGAGATATATTTGTACTACTGCTGAAATGGACTGCTGTTGCGAATCAATGCATACAGGAATTGTGTATTTTGAATACTCTTTGCTCCTCTGTTTGGGTTCTCCTAAATAGTATGTAATGTGTACggtagtagaaaaaaaaattcatgtgcCTTCTACATAAATGACAAATTAAGGAACATTGAATCAGTAATATTTagatacaaaaatactttaaGGACTAAATATGAAAAACGGATGAATGTCCACTGAGCTTTTTCATTTGTGTTGTCATTTGAAAATGAACTGGCAGGCCAAGGGCAGAAGGCTAATTAATCCATAGTAAGTATTCATAGTTTCAATTAACTTGATTTACAAATGCCAGGACCAATTTTTTGAGCATTGAAAAGTTACTGGCATAATTTTTTAAGGAGTCATCTGAGATTAAATTTCaggaatataaatatttgctattaacTTTATGTGATATGACCTAAAAAATTGACAAGGCAGTTTCTACCACAAATTCAAAATTCTTAATCCCGAATCATCAGCTGACCTTACGACAGATGTAAGAAAATCTGAATTATATTGTTAATACTGAGAGGTCATgtgaatacaaattttaaaaagagccgATCTTTATAATATCTTTCTCTCCCTGGTCATGACCTTGTGATCGATGGTGAGGCACTAACTGTGGCTTCAGAGATACTTCATAGAAATTAAGtggctctttatttttgtttgttcaccAATGCAAAAGGTTTCAGAGTCTCACTTGTGTTTTAAGGTCACAGGTATTTTGTTGTGGTCATTGGAGCTAAATGTAATTATCTGgaaaaaatttgggaaaaaataataaaattcagtcATCGCTCAAAGAGCAAGTGTATGGATCATCATTACCTTATATACTTGTGTGTCCTGTTGtaacaatagaaaagaaatacttcATGAACTTCTAATAAAGGTTAGATGGATGAAAACTCAAGAGATATGATGATGGTCAAAGACGTTGGCTGCCATGGAGAGGAAATGGTATGAGAAGCATCAGCAGGAGCTTTTAGGAAAACCAAACCAGAATTCATTGAAGCATAAAAAATATAGCACGTTGCGGttgcaaacaaaaacaattctaCCATTTAAGCCTCTGTGTGCCAAAATCCGAGTCTACGATTTGAAAGAAAAGCATATGAATCGCTgtcccaaaaataaaaataaaaatatacatgtattagCAATGTGGCTGGCAAACACTTGGAGATGGGAGGGGGGCGGACAAAAAGCTCACACAGCATCGTCAGCCTGGCTGCAAAGCGTATTGTATCATggcaaaataaaaccaagaatcagCTGCAGCAGTGGAAGACCTAGCTGCCACACAGCACCTGTGCAAGCCACACTCTGCTCATTAAACCTACAACAtcggtctcaggatcatgagaagACCAAGCCATGGAATAGCATTGGAAAGGCATCAGGTTGGTAAGCTGCTGGAGAGATCATTTGCAACAGAACACATGCAAATCCTAGGAAAGACACACCTTCCCTGGCAGAGGAAGGGATTGTTACTTCTGGAGACACCTCGGTGACCTCTTTTACACTTTTCTCCTGTGGGGCCCCTGCTGGGGCACTCTCTTCAGGAGCTATGTGGGCCTCCACACTAGACTCCGCTGGGCCCTCACTGAGGCCCTGGGGTTGGTCTGAGGCCTTGGCAGCCCCGCACTCTTTCCCAGGAAGAGTGGCAGGTGTCTCTTCCTCAGCCATTGTTCCCTCTAGCGTTTCTTCTTCTTAGGGATGAAAAAGATGTTGACATCACGACCACAGAACAATACACGAAATGGCAGAAATACTATTCAAGGAACACTTTCAGCTCCATTACATCAACCTCACGAGAACCTCTTTTACCATTTGGACGAACAGATTAATATTCTGATGCAACGTGCATTATGTATTGCTTGGGAAATTATTCTATATAATCTGCTAATAATGATGCCTTTTACAGTCTCGTTAAAaggctatttattttaaaacttgagaGCTGAAAGGGTTTTATTGCTCTACTACCCTTAGTGGAAATGGCAGTAAGTTGCACACATGTAGGAAGCTTGCTGGAAATAAGAGATGGTGCTGCTGGATAACAGATGGTTATGAAAAGACAGATGCATTGATGTACTGAAAGAAACCTTTAAATTTGCTAGACATGTGCTGTTTTCTCCAATGCAGTAAGCCCCTACATATGAATTTCTGattactttatttaaaacatgCAAACTTTAGTAAAGAATCTTTTGGAATAAAAAACACCCGGCTTCAAAATGAGAGCCATCAACTACCCTAACAGTTTTCATGGAACCCACAAACACTATCTTATTTAGTATTCAGAGGCAAAAGTATTtagtatttaaagtaataaattatattttgatataatttatgtatgtaatatttttaaggcAAAAGACTTCCTCactcaatttattttatcttcattgcATTCCATGATATGGGAGACTATGAAAATTTCAAGGAgtaagcaaaatattttgaaaagcaaggTCTGGGTAAAAGGTAATCTTACCACTGAAAAAAGTCTAAGGACCTCTGGGACACAGCTGTTACCATATTGCTTACACCCTTGAAATACCAATAATTAGTTCATGTATAGTTCCCCTTGATCCTGAATAAGAAACTGTGCCCATTACCTGGAAAGTCTTATTGTGCAATTCAAAACCAAACCACGGAGATAACTGAATGGCAACCAAACTGCCAAAATATCTTCCCAAAGGATGTATATCACGtggaaaaatgttaacaattaaaatgtaaaatgaacacTTATGAAGGCCATGAATTATCGTGTTCATTTGCTTCTCATTTTGCACTTCAAATGCCAgtaaaataaatcccattttattGCTTAAGAAATTAGAGGGAAATATATAAGCTGTTTTATAGTTCTACAAATGAAAGGTTCTTATGAAACATTGTTTAAATGGCCTGGTGAGAAAGACTACAGATGGAAAGGAAAGGGATTTTCTTTTGTAAGAGATACTAAAACTCCTAGGCAAGGGATGGGGGAAGAAAGGACTGCTTCATCtattccctccaccccccatttAGCACTCAGGGactttcatttttgtcatttagTTACataagtaacattaaaaaaattcaaactccAAATTATTATTAAGGCCATTTTTGTAATTACAGACGAGACTTCTACTATAGCTGCTTTACTAATGTCACCCTCTTGGGTAAAGTCTAATCAAGTCAatcaatttattttccaaatccaTGTAACCTTTTGgctttccatttcctcattttgtaTAAATCATGTTTATTTCCACTACACTCGTTTCTCATTCGAAATTCCCcatctttttcttaattgttaTTAAGTTTACACTATTAGAAGGACTTATTTTTTACCATGGgttatatttctcttttagaGTGTCTGAGCCATTGGTGCTCTTTGTTTTCCAAAGGATCCTTGAAGACGTTTATTATCATGAATGTAGTTGGAAAGAATGTTTGTTCCCCATTGCCTTGGAACTATCTGCCCTTATGTTAAATACGGTCCTGTATGAAAATAAACTCTTCATGCACACAAGTGCACTTTTCTCTATTTGAAAATAAGCTCTTCACCTCCACAAAATGTGTTTTGgctctatttttgttttcctttacaaAGCTACCTAGTTAGAAAGAGGTAAATTTCAGCCCACTGCCCTCATCACGGCCAGGTATATACACTAGGGTCTGTTAGTTTTATGAGGCTGGAATGACAAAGGTTTTGGATCACTGCTTTCACTTTAGCCCAGGTATATTGATGTGAGCCAATATTTATTCACCTAGGGGGAGCCTCTGTAGTTTCTGTAGATGATTAAATGATTTGGAGAAATATATTCATTCTGTAACATGCATTCTGCCCAACACAGATTCACgatctttctcttttaaagagcTATCGTATTGACATGCTCCTAAAAATGGTTGATTCTATTTAAGTCTGGCCCTAGTAATATTCTGTatccaaggaggaaaaaaactatATAGTACATAGAGGACTACATACAGAGTCCTCTTCTTCAGTTTGAGTTAAGAGGATATATTCTTCCCCCACTGATTTATTTTCAGGGAGCAGAAAGGAGTCATACTTTTACTGAActctttttgatttcttcccATCCCTTTCCCCTTTTTGGCGTTCTTTTCAGAAGTAattatatagaaaagaaaatacccaTATGCCTCAAATGAGGTATTTGGCCAGACATCTAAACTATATAGGGACGTCACTTTCATATGGAAAAAACAGGCTcctttccctcccaccccacatcCGAAGGTACGCTGAGTATGATGCATGTGGTCAAAGCtgcaggctggggaggaggagcaaaaGGGGACCATGCTTGGTTCACCTTTCTCCTGGCCTAAGTGGGCCTCTGCACTCTGCGCTGGGACACTGGGGAGCACACTAGAGGTAGTCCATTGTGAGCTGAACAAAGGATGCTCATAGTACTCCTCATCGGAATTGGAAGGGTCATCATCAGGCACAGACACCGAGATGGAGGGGGCTAGGAGTCTACGCCTCTCCCCGCTGGTGGCAGGTTCGTGGCTGGGGAACCTGTGTAGAGGACCCACTTGATCCTCAGCCCCTTCATCTACAAACAGACACATAGGAAGAAACTGCAGGGAAAACTGGACAAGACAGACACAAGATCAGACGGACGAGACAAACACCTACACGAAGACATGACGGGTCACAGAGGTAGCACAGTGGGATGGAGGGGAATTAGCCAGACCAAGCTGATGGAGGATGGGAGGCAGTGAATGTTTCATGCATCAGTAGGCACTGAATTTACACTATCCCTTAGGTAACCTTGCCattgatttaaataaatcaaaGGCACTAACACCCTTTACTGCATAATACAAATTATCTATACACTCCCCTCCAACAAGTCAGAAtaacccaaacaaaaaacaaaccaaaaaacccccactGAAATAGAAACAAAGCATTACAGTACAGACACATTATTTGGAAGAAATTCTTTCAAGTAGACTCTTTTCATGCTTCTGTCAATATATTTataagttaaaaaagaagaaaggcgtTAGGACCTGATGCTTTACAATTATAAGGGAAAACAGTCCTGTATGAAGCACAACCTTAATTATCTAGGATGGTCACATAGTTAGCATTTTGGTTAATTTAAGTTTTTGTTAATGACTTTTACcagaaaaccatttttaattcCAGGCcggttaaaaaaaatctacagtagTGCATTCTTCTTCTTGTTAAGGAGAGTACAGTAGCCTAGCTCTTTCCTTGGGTGCCAAAGACTAGGGGCATCCTTTTGAACACTGGTTTTCATGGTTTTAAGAGAGTCCCTAATAAtataaactcattttcttttctttttcttctgaaagttGAAAAGAGATACAATCACCTGACAATTATTTCTACAGAGCTGGCTTCAGATTCACCAAGACTTTATTCTATGTGGTTTCATTTACACCtctggttgtttttgtatttcaaaCTCTCGCTGCATATTTCTCATTGAAATGCTAACATAAATACTCTCATTTCTGCCTTTCCAGTGACTTGGCTTAGAAATCTGccttatttaaatatatctccTTAAATACACAAGGGAAGGTAAGTCTGCTTAGCACTTGGATTCTGGTATATTTCAATGAGCTTTAAGGATGATGGCAACAAACAATATTTGGCTTCTAATGTGGTACAGAAACTACATCTCGGGCCTATATAACAGGTTCCAGGATTTGCTAATcattatgatttatttacttttatttagaaataatttccaaatttccTAACTTTCAATaataagaattattaaaatgtattaaaagtcTGTGTatccaatttttatttctatcaaaaTTTAAGCAGGCAGATTAtagcatttatttgaaaatgtactgTATCGTTAGGGCAGTATCTTATTTTCAGCAACCAAGTGCTAACAAcctgaaataaatttgaaatcgTAAAGGTATGAAAATAATATCTCGTAGAGGGAATACTTTTAATCTCTTGAGCACATTATTTACTGATTGTTCCATGCTATTTTTTCCTGGATGGCTGCTCAGAACTTTTTCAGCCATCATGCTTATTATATCATGGGATAGCAGAAGCCTAAAATTACATTTGATATTCTTAGTT
This window contains:
- the MAP2 gene encoding microtubule-associated protein 2 isoform X8 produces the protein MADDRKDEAKAPHWTSTQLTEASAHPHPPEIKDQGGAGEGLVRSANGFPYREDEEGAFGEHGSQSTYSDTKENGINGELTSADRETAEEVSARIVQVVTAEAVAVLKGEQEKEAQHKDQPAALPLAAEETANLPPSPPPSPASEQTVPVEEEEETLEGTMAEEETPATLPGKECGAAKASDQPQGLSEGPAESSVEAHIAPEESAPAGAPQEKSVKEVTEVSPEVTIPSSAREGLFPASKMEFHDQQELTPSPAEPLDKKDKESEKQSKPGEDLKHAALVSQPETTKTSPDTKDMQGTEEERAPPTLFGQPLGAGLEDMKQKTEPSLVVPGIGLSAEPPTPKEQKDWFIEMPTEAKKDEWGLAAPISPGPLTPMKGKDVLEDIPKWEGKQFDSPMPSPFQAGSFTLPLDVMKNEIVAEASPFAPAFLQPDDKKFLEETSGPAPAKDSSKAEEPPKDKPDKVAEAPASEATTLPKDALIPTVEEGVPEKVLGEEKGAIKPESAQKKEQEATPTDKESQPKLEEKTTVSDKEAMPKDSEPPKLTDGETGIIQPCMEHALSKEEQKGQEPTTDALLFPVGLEQAVTDSAMTSTTLEKVVTEPAAASEKSATQDLFEEKVVGKDTKVEGAGAATSAELDMPFYEDKSGMSKYFETSALKEDVTKSIQPGSDYYELSDTRESALESLDTVSPVCKNGDKGLEAGQEPQPRAAAQEAGYSTLAQGYPADLPEEPSSPQERMFTIDPKVYGEKRDLHSKNKDDLTLSRSLGLGGRSAIEQRSMSINLPMSCLDSIALGFNFGRGHDLSPLASDILTNTSGSMDEGDDYLPATTPALEKAPCFPVESKEEEQPEGGKAPGEENAPVEPSCESPFLAKDYYKNGTVMAPDLPEMLDLAGTRSRLASVSADAEVARRKSVPSEAVAEEGSTGLPPVTDENHVVVKTDSQLEDLGYCVFNKYTVPLPSPVQDSENLSGDSGSFYEGPDDKMRRDLATDLSLIEVKLAAAGRVKDELGAEKEVSPHVPGDKPGPARESEQDRKASDKLDTVLEKGEEHADAKEHSRAAEEASDQAEASGLGAISEHPPTAAKDASPPAAEAAEKGLSSVPEVGEVEPSRKAAPELDFVAKKADQGHVDVHISDFGQMAAGLTLDGGQETELPPEVGQDLAPSTLAPPGVEFGPVKEGARASETEIKEKVAKPDLVHQEAVDKEESYESSGEHESLTMESLKADEGKKETSPESSLIQDEIAIKLSVEIPCAPAVSEAELAPDERADVQMEFIQQPQEDSKGTPDISVTPSDVPEQVPEAAGIEPAEARSEEDEIEAQGEYDKLLFRSDTLQITDLGVPGVREEFVETCPGEHKGVIESVVTIEDDFITVVQTTTDEGESGAHSVRFAALEQPEVERRPAPRAGEELHLKELHVDEAAEAQAEPRDGSPEAPASPEREEVALSEYKTETYDDYKDETTIDDSIMDADSLWVDTQDDDRSIMTEQLETIPKEEKAEKEARRPSLEKHRKEKPFKTGRGRISTPERKIAKKEPSTVSRDEVRRKKVYKKAELAKKTEVQAHSPSRKFILKPAIKYTRPTHLSCVKRKTTATGGESSQASSVFKQAKDKVSDGVTKSPEKRSSLPRPSSILPPRRGVSGDRDENSFSLNSSISSSARRTTRSEPIRRAGKSGTSTPTTPGSTAITPGTPPSYSSRTPGTPGTPSYPRTPHTPGTPKSAILVPSEKKVAIIRTPPKSPATPKQLRLINQPLPDLKNVKSKIGSTDNIKYQPKGGQVRILNKKIDFSKVQSRCGSKDNIKHSAGGGNVQIVTKKIDLSHVTSKCGSLKNIRHRPGGGRVKIESVKLDFKEKAQAKVGSLDNAHHVPGGGNVKIDSQKLNFREHAKARVDHGAEIITQSPGRSSVASPRRLSNVSSSGSINLLESPQLATLAEDVTAALAKQGL